The proteins below come from a single Leptospiraceae bacterium genomic window:
- a CDS encoding inorganic pyrophosphatase: MKSDYVLHPWHGISPGAKVPDEVDAFIEMLPTDTVKYEVDKKSGYIRLDRPQKYSNHCPSLYGFIPQSYCGDKVAKFCMDKTGKKDIEGDGDPLDICVLTSSAITHGNILMSVVPIGGMRMIDKNEADDKIIAILKGDSIFGHMQDIHHCPADLINKLKHYFLTYKVMPDQSDPPLVEITGVYGAQEAKQIIQISLQDYKDKFPK; this comes from the coding sequence ATAAAATCCGATTACGTTTTACACCCTTGGCATGGAATTTCTCCTGGTGCAAAAGTCCCTGATGAAGTAGATGCATTTATAGAAATGTTACCTACTGACACTGTGAAGTATGAAGTGGATAAAAAATCAGGATACATACGCCTTGATCGTCCACAAAAATATTCAAACCACTGTCCTTCTTTGTATGGATTCATCCCACAATCTTATTGCGGTGACAAAGTCGCAAAGTTTTGTATGGATAAAACCGGAAAGAAAGACATTGAAGGTGACGGAGATCCATTAGATATATGCGTATTAACCTCAAGTGCAATCACACATGGAAATATTTTGATGAGTGTTGTTCCGATTGGTGGCATGCGAATGATTGATAAAAATGAAGCAGACGATAAAATTATCGCTATATTAAAAGGAGATTCGATTTTTGGTCACATGCAAGATATTCATCATTGCCCCGCAGACTTGATCAATAAGTTAAAGCATTACTTTTTAACTTACAAAGTAATGCCAGACCAAAGCGATCCCCCATTAGTTGAAATTACAGGAGTTTATGGTGCACAAGAAGCAAAACAAATTATTCAAATATCTTTACAGGATTACAAAGATAAATTTCCAAAATAG
- a CDS encoding trypsin-like peptidase domain-containing protein — translation MTQKSKTFLITFLLILFGTFLSPLFYSVDSFRNNLSLNAKTEVNPTPAMNQAIGIQSAFNEVFEKSADSVVSIATEKTINVQMNPFMDPFSGDPFFFGPQRGKGKTHKQKQTGLGSGIILNKEGYILTNEHVVHETDKLHVKLKNKKSYEAEIIGADPVSDIALLKIKGAKDLTPIELGDSSKVKVGDWAIAIGAPLGYEHSFTVGVVSGIARGGIDSSGVSYIQTDAAINQGNSGGPLLDIYGRVIGINRMIVSPSGGSIGIGFAIPINEAKNIVDEIKTNGKIKRPWVGIALDAIDEDSKQELKISSTEGAIIKQIYGDSPAAEARLELMDVITQINEEKIKSPEDVVNFVRKSKVGDKLTFIVLRKGKEVKSIVKIKERPQ, via the coding sequence ATGACACAAAAATCAAAAACTTTTTTAATTACATTTCTATTGATTTTATTTGGAACATTTCTTTCCCCACTTTTTTATTCTGTTGATTCTTTTCGAAATAACTTATCTTTAAATGCAAAAACAGAGGTAAATCCAACTCCTGCAATGAATCAGGCTATCGGTATTCAATCTGCATTTAACGAGGTATTTGAAAAATCGGCTGACAGTGTGGTGTCTATCGCTACAGAAAAAACAATCAATGTCCAAATGAATCCGTTTATGGATCCATTTTCAGGAGATCCTTTTTTCTTTGGTCCTCAGAGAGGCAAAGGCAAAACCCACAAACAAAAACAGACTGGACTTGGATCAGGAATTATTCTAAATAAAGAAGGATACATTCTTACCAACGAACATGTTGTCCATGAAACGGATAAACTTCATGTTAAATTAAAAAATAAAAAATCGTATGAAGCAGAAATTATTGGAGCCGATCCGGTTTCTGATATAGCACTTTTGAAAATAAAAGGGGCAAAGGATTTAACTCCAATAGAATTAGGAGATTCTTCGAAAGTGAAAGTAGGGGATTGGGCAATTGCTATTGGTGCACCTCTTGGGTATGAACACTCATTTACAGTAGGTGTTGTTAGTGGAATTGCACGAGGAGGAATTGATTCCTCTGGAGTAAGTTATATCCAAACAGATGCGGCGATCAACCAAGGAAATAGTGGGGGACCGTTATTGGATATTTACGGGCGGGTAATCGGAATAAACCGAATGATTGTATCTCCAAGTGGAGGTTCAATTGGAATTGGATTTGCAATACCTATCAATGAAGCAAAAAATATTGTAGATGAAATTAAAACTAACGGAAAAATTAAACGTCCCTGGGTAGGTATTGCGTTAGACGCTATTGATGAAGATTCCAAACAGGAATTAAAAATATCTTCTACTGAGGGAGCTATTATCAAACAAATTTATGGAGACTCGCCTGCCGCAGAAGCAAGACTAGAGTTAATGGATGTAATTACGCAAATCAATGAGGAAAAAATAAAATCTCCGGAAGATGTCGTAAATTTTGTTAGAAAAAGTAAGGTCGGAGACAAACTTACCTTCATTGTACTACGCAAAGGAAAAGAAGTAAAATCTATTGTAAAAATTAAGGAGAGACCGCAATAA
- a CDS encoding VWA domain-containing protein has protein sequence MLEIPGFKCLRKVLWKDLDSGMIVIGGIKVNNGLPLELVNYPALTISLIRDLANKYHFLPNKEVIVAEVSRGESASRMSMGFRTIEKRLKQFNNLRDAIQRERENVLQKKSLVLPPNVSLLSTPYIEKEYLIKDTFNSFEVKIPKNDLPSMFSHLEEKITLADILTGRLKDKFKLPEDVDVMLHLVVDYSYSMNTMDKLNLVIAAVNLFYTHISECMLNVKIQLYVFSETCIPAKFPLSGKEIERKNTHYGSFMKKVLHHRNLDIINKVILFTDGEPTDMSDAIVTGNKMKNLKVDYTQIIFDINEDRRTEYQGLTGKEKILDGFMAGKNHGLTSVRLNDNEWKNRKAEIFESFTEVAHACGGNQIIINVYELMSLISVEVYDHYMGLLTLSRIPIEIPKFPELKPQKKMPQNFQEEIKQKTVKPFEFKKIERPNSPNAR, from the coding sequence ATGTTAGAAATTCCAGGATTCAAATGTTTAAGAAAAGTTCTATGGAAGGATTTAGATTCTGGAATGATTGTGATTGGTGGCATAAAGGTTAATAATGGATTGCCCCTGGAACTTGTAAACTATCCTGCACTCACCATTAGCCTTATTCGGGATTTAGCAAACAAATACCATTTTCTTCCAAATAAAGAAGTCATAGTAGCAGAAGTTTCTCGTGGAGAAAGTGCATCTCGGATGTCTATGGGATTTAGGACTATTGAAAAGAGATTAAAACAATTCAACAATCTACGAGATGCAATCCAAAGGGAAAGAGAAAATGTACTTCAAAAAAAATCTCTTGTTTTACCTCCAAACGTTAGCCTGCTTTCAACTCCCTATATTGAAAAAGAATATCTTATTAAAGATACATTCAATTCTTTTGAAGTAAAAATTCCAAAAAATGATCTGCCATCTATGTTCTCTCATTTAGAAGAAAAAATTACGTTAGCAGATATACTCACCGGGCGGTTAAAGGATAAATTTAAATTACCGGAAGATGTAGACGTTATGTTACATCTAGTAGTCGATTATTCCTATAGTATGAATACAATGGATAAACTGAATTTAGTGATTGCTGCGGTTAATTTGTTTTATACTCATATAAGTGAATGTATGTTAAATGTAAAAATTCAACTCTATGTTTTTTCTGAAACATGTATTCCCGCTAAATTTCCATTGTCGGGAAAAGAAATTGAAAGAAAAAATACTCACTATGGAAGTTTTATGAAAAAAGTTTTACACCATAGAAATTTAGATATAATCAATAAAGTAATTCTTTTTACAGATGGAGAACCTACTGATATGTCAGACGCAATTGTAACTGGAAATAAAATGAAAAATTTAAAAGTGGATTATACGCAAATTATTTTTGATATAAATGAAGATAGAAGAACCGAATACCAAGGACTAACAGGAAAAGAAAAAATTTTAGATGGATTTATGGCGGGAAAAAATCATGGACTAACCTCCGTTCGTCTCAATGATAATGAATGGAAAAATCGGAAGGCCGAAATTTTTGAAAGTTTCACAGAAGTCGCCCATGCTTGTGGAGGCAATCAAATTATAATCAATGTTTATGAATTGATGAGTTTAATTTCCGTAGAAGTGTATGATCATTATATGGGTCTACTGACACTATCTAGAATTCCAATTGAGATTCCTAAATTTCCAGAATTAAAACCTCAAAAAAAGATGCCCCAAAATTTTCAGGAAGAAATTAAACAAAAAACGGTTAAACCTTTTGAATTTAAAAAAATAGAAAGACCTAACTCACCTAACGCAAGGTGA
- a CDS encoding catalase, producing the protein MNEQTTASGMPIKSNESRDQILENHLLNEKLAYFNREKIPERITHAKGAGAFGVFTATADIRKYTKARIFSEIGKNTPVFVRFSNYRGEKGSADTLRDPRGFAVKFYTEEGNWDFAGNNIPVFYIRDPWKLPDLIHSQKRDPQTNLNISTSMWDFWSLSPETLHAVTMNFSERGIPESYRFMDGYSCHAFSFINSENVRVWIKLHFKSEQGIKCLTNEEAIKSAGENPDYYVEDLFQSIESGIFPKWKLFVQILTDKDLEKFNFDPFDVTKVWPHSIAPEMEIGILELNRNPENYFVEVEQSAFSPANIIPGIGFSPDKLLQARLFAYPDAQRHRLGVNYQSLPINRPRSYVENGYRDGLMRIDSNGGASINYIPNTLEEKPVILKTVGANSITPPNLKNFPLDEFTQTGNLYRLMADEEREMLIDNLVDSLKHIPTRIQVRQCVLFYKADTEYAYSVCDGLGLDFNEIKMLSTFTFEELIAETAKGLYEKVERAKTIK; encoded by the coding sequence ATGAATGAGCAAACTACAGCATCTGGAATGCCAATTAAATCTAATGAATCTAGAGATCAAATTCTAGAGAATCATTTATTAAATGAAAAATTAGCTTACTTTAATAGAGAAAAAATTCCCGAAAGAATCACACATGCCAAAGGCGCAGGTGCATTCGGAGTATTTACAGCGACGGCAGATATTCGTAAGTATACAAAAGCAAGAATTTTTTCAGAAATAGGAAAAAATACACCTGTGTTTGTACGATTTTCGAATTATCGAGGAGAAAAAGGTTCAGCGGATACTCTCCGTGATCCGCGAGGATTTGCAGTTAAGTTTTATACCGAAGAAGGGAACTGGGATTTTGCTGGAAATAATATTCCGGTATTTTATATTCGAGATCCTTGGAAGTTACCTGACTTGATTCATTCTCAAAAAAGAGATCCACAAACTAACCTAAATATTTCTACTTCAATGTGGGATTTCTGGTCGTTATCCCCTGAAACATTACACGCGGTTACTATGAATTTTTCGGAAAGAGGAATTCCTGAAAGTTATCGGTTTATGGATGGATATTCTTGCCATGCATTTAGTTTTATCAATTCGGAAAATGTTCGAGTTTGGATTAAATTGCATTTTAAATCGGAACAAGGAATTAAGTGCCTAACGAATGAAGAAGCCATTAAGTCGGCGGGTGAAAATCCGGATTATTATGTTGAAGATTTATTTCAATCAATTGAGTCCGGAATTTTTCCTAAGTGGAAACTATTCGTACAAATTCTTACAGATAAAGATCTGGAAAAATTTAATTTTGATCCATTTGATGTTACAAAAGTATGGCCTCATTCGATAGCCCCCGAAATGGAAATTGGAATTTTAGAACTTAACAGAAACCCCGAAAATTATTTTGTGGAAGTTGAACAATCTGCATTTTCTCCTGCGAATATTATTCCAGGCATTGGATTTTCTCCTGATAAATTATTACAAGCAAGGCTTTTTGCTTATCCAGACGCTCAAAGGCATAGACTTGGAGTAAATTATCAATCTTTGCCGATCAATCGCCCTCGTTCTTATGTTGAGAATGGATACCGAGATGGTTTGATGCGAATTGATTCAAATGGCGGAGCATCCATAAATTATATACCAAATACGTTAGAGGAAAAGCCCGTAATCTTAAAAACTGTTGGGGCTAATTCTATTACTCCACCAAATCTTAAGAATTTCCCATTAGATGAATTTACTCAAACAGGAAATTTATATAGATTGATGGCTGATGAAGAAAGGGAAATGTTAATTGATAATCTGGTGGATAGTCTGAAACATATACCTACGCGAATCCAAGTGAGACAATGTGTGCTTTTTTACAAAGCGGATACTGAATATGCCTATTCCGTATGTGACGGACTAGGCCTTGATTTTAATGAAATTAAAATGCTGTCTACCTTTACATTTGAAGAGCTAATTGCAGAAACTGCAAAAGGTTTATATGAAAAAGTAGAGCGAGCTAAAACAATTAAATAA
- a CDS encoding diaminopimelate epimerase → MEKIKFTKMEGIGNDYVYIDATSHNIQLTPEQIQRISNRNFGIGSDGVIFIRKSDKADFMMDMYNSDGSSSEMCGNGIRCVGKYVFDYKLTNSKTPKIETGKGVLELDMETDASGKINLVTVDMGEPILVPVRVPVILPGTKPIIEHELEIKGHKIKFTAVSMGNPHAVIFVEDSDSFPVTEIGPILETHSLFPRRTNVEFVSIRGKDHFYQRTWERGAGETLACGTGACAVHVAANLTNRGGRKTRIDLRGGTLYIEWTEKGNIIMKGPATTVFEGEIEV, encoded by the coding sequence TTGGAGAAAATTAAATTTACAAAAATGGAAGGCATCGGGAATGACTATGTTTACATCGATGCCACTTCGCATAATATTCAATTAACTCCAGAACAAATTCAAAGAATTTCCAATCGAAATTTTGGAATAGGAAGTGATGGAGTTATTTTCATTCGTAAATCAGATAAAGCAGATTTTATGATGGATATGTATAATTCAGATGGTTCATCTTCTGAGATGTGCGGAAATGGAATTCGCTGTGTGGGAAAATACGTATTTGACTACAAATTAACTAATTCGAAAACTCCAAAAATTGAAACCGGAAAAGGAGTTTTAGAACTTGATATGGAAACTGACGCATCTGGGAAAATAAATCTTGTGACTGTAGATATGGGTGAACCTATTCTTGTTCCAGTAAGAGTGCCTGTTATACTTCCCGGCACAAAGCCAATCATCGAACACGAATTAGAAATAAAAGGTCATAAAATAAAGTTCACAGCGGTTAGTATGGGTAATCCACACGCCGTGATTTTTGTTGAGGACTCTGATAGTTTTCCAGTTACTGAAATAGGACCTATACTCGAAACACATTCGCTATTTCCTAGAAGAACCAATGTAGAATTTGTATCTATTCGTGGTAAAGATCATTTTTACCAAAGAACTTGGGAACGAGGTGCAGGTGAGACTTTGGCTTGTGGCACGGGTGCTTGTGCGGTTCATGTAGCGGCTAATCTAACAAATCGTGGTGGGCGCAAAACGCGAATTGACCTTCGAGGCGGAACTCTTTACATTGAATGGACAGAAAAAGGCAACATCATAATGAAAGGTCCTGCTACTACTGTGTTTGAAGGAGAAATTGAAGTTTAA
- a CDS encoding class II fructose-bisphosphate aldolase, whose product MSSKPPVLNTARKFPDGMASAHSLLIQAKNGIKGNQKGNRYAIPAYNVTTYQSINAAITAAEMLGANAILAFSNSALKFFGNNDQAFGIELVSEYIAKFAKRSKIKIATHLDHGDYISEGGRKVVQAAVQGFTSVMADNSTDHKAEKAMPLSDNIALTREVVNMAHPLGLSVEGELGVLAGEEDEDTSSSHSTYTNPDELEQFLKETGVLMLAPTIGTMHGPNKGKPGQKVKLNIELAHQLLKLADSINPDVLFVAHGASTLYPEVVDFTLKNLPEGHASAQKWKDFVGTDWDQIEGLIGAGFAKINTDTENRQTFVAALIGALKKDAAKIDIRHYEKVTTEALTQSYIKKYIMAGNYGVHYEPKIDINKFKFDLSLDLASSLGTGK is encoded by the coding sequence ATGTCATCAAAACCACCTGTATTAAACACTGCTAGAAAGTTTCCAGACGGAATGGCTTCCGCACATAGCCTGTTAATTCAAGCAAAAAATGGAATTAAAGGGAATCAAAAAGGAAATCGTTATGCGATTCCAGCTTATAACGTCACTACCTACCAATCAATCAATGCAGCAATTACTGCGGCTGAAATGTTGGGTGCAAATGCAATTCTCGCCTTTTCAAATAGTGCACTAAAATTTTTTGGTAATAACGATCAAGCTTTTGGAATCGAACTTGTTTCTGAATACATTGCAAAATTTGCAAAAAGATCCAAAATCAAAATAGCTACCCATTTAGACCACGGTGATTACATTTCAGAAGGTGGCAGAAAAGTTGTTCAAGCAGCCGTACAAGGATTTACTTCGGTAATGGCTGATAACTCTACTGACCACAAAGCAGAAAAAGCCATGCCACTTAGTGACAACATTGCCCTTACTCGAGAAGTGGTTAACATGGCTCATCCGCTCGGACTTTCCGTTGAAGGCGAATTAGGAGTATTAGCCGGAGAAGAAGACGAAGATACTTCCTCCAGCCATAGCACGTATACAAATCCAGATGAACTAGAACAATTTTTGAAAGAAACAGGTGTACTGATGTTAGCCCCTACTATCGGAACAATGCACGGTCCTAACAAAGGAAAACCAGGACAAAAAGTAAAACTCAATATCGAATTAGCTCACCAACTTCTAAAACTTGCCGACTCAATCAACCCTGACGTTTTATTTGTAGCACACGGTGCGTCTACTCTTTATCCAGAAGTGGTAGATTTTACTTTAAAGAATTTACCAGAAGGACACGCTTCTGCGCAAAAATGGAAAGACTTTGTAGGAACTGACTGGGATCAAATTGAAGGACTCATTGGAGCAGGATTTGCAAAAATTAACACAGATACAGAAAACCGTCAAACTTTTGTAGCAGCTCTAATTGGAGCCCTAAAAAAAGATGCGGCTAAGATTGATATCCGTCATTACGAAAAAGTGACCACAGAGGCATTAACTCAAAGTTATATCAAAAAATACATTATGGCAGGCAATTACGGTGTTCATTACGAACCCAAAATCGATATAAATAAATTCAAATTTGATTTAAGCCTAGATTTAGCATCTTCATTAGGAACAGGGAAATAA
- a CDS encoding DUF1499 domain-containing protein: MKTFYFTKVFRFPDKVEFLFDEKTPTIQIRSASVFGIFDIFHNRIRLEYIRKELDWD, translated from the coding sequence ATTAAAACTTTTTATTTTACGAAAGTATTTCGATTTCCTGATAAAGTAGAATTTTTATTCGATGAAAAAACTCCAACGATCCAAATTCGTTCTGCTTCCGTTTTTGGAATATTTGATATTTTCCATAACAGAATCAGATTAGAGTATATACGAAAAGAACTAGACTGGGATTGA
- a CDS encoding transposase gives MIKRKNFSNEFKEKIVLEYTSGQSSAAQIAQREGITSQTVRDWGKAFNNKKFQSMNSTEFSLRKRVAELESALAEASLTIHILKKRGNREEIQYKRKIIQKYLAPEFGVKVSCKMHLNWVCRLITIRQTLKKGNVKGILKLSKN, from the coding sequence ATGATAAAACGTAAGAATTTTAGCAATGAGTTTAAAGAGAAAATAGTGCTTGAATATACTTCAGGACAAAGCTCAGCAGCACAAATAGCACAGAGGGAAGGTATAACATCGCAGACTGTTCGTGATTGGGGAAAGGCATTCAATAATAAAAAATTTCAGAGTATGAATTCAACAGAATTTTCACTGAGAAAGCGAGTAGCAGAATTAGAAAGTGCGTTAGCTGAAGCATCTCTGACAATCCACATATTAAAAAAAAGAGGAAATAGAGAAGAAATACAATATAAGCGGAAAATAATTCAGAAATATCTTGCTCCTGAATTTGGGGTTAAGGTTAGTTGCAAAATGCATTTGAACTGGGTCTGTCGTCTTATTACTATTCGTCAGACTTTAAAGAAAGGAAACGTGAAAGGGATTCTAAAATTGTCAAAAAATTGA
- a CDS encoding IS3 family transposase, which produces MESIIELLPLSGYRSCASKLKETMQIGRNRVQRLMRENQLNCRAKKAYYSGSTNSKHHLRKYSNLLIEADIQEYPVIVGDVTAFDIKGTNHYCAHLLDLTNREILGISVSRINNTELVYRTLEKAISKRDNLSKYIHHTDSDVRYCSSKYVKLVEKSQMKISMCRGNAYENAHSESFNKTLKRQEINIHQYTSIEEAEKSILEFAVKYNTIRPHSSLGWISPLKFSKNKLNLIKK; this is translated from the coding sequence ATTGAATCAATTATAGAGCTTCTTCCTCTTTCCGGATACCGAAGTTGCGCTTCCAAATTGAAAGAAACTATGCAGATCGGAAGGAACCGAGTGCAGAGATTAATGCGCGAAAATCAGCTAAATTGCAGGGCGAAAAAGGCATATTACTCTGGAAGCACAAATTCAAAACACCATTTACGAAAATACTCAAACCTACTAATAGAAGCGGATATTCAAGAGTATCCAGTCATAGTTGGTGACGTAACTGCTTTCGATATAAAAGGTACAAATCATTATTGTGCACATTTATTAGATTTAACAAATAGAGAGATTTTAGGAATATCTGTTTCTAGAATAAATAATACAGAGCTTGTTTATCGAACTTTGGAAAAAGCTATCAGTAAAAGAGATAACCTCTCTAAGTATATACATCACACTGATAGTGATGTTAGATATTGTTCCAGTAAATATGTAAAACTTGTAGAGAAGTCCCAAATGAAAATCTCTATGTGTAGAGGCAATGCTTATGAAAACGCACATTCAGAATCATTTAATAAAACTTTGAAGAGACAGGAAATTAATATTCATCAGTACACCTCCATAGAAGAAGCAGAAAAAAGTATTCTTGAATTTGCTGTAAAATATAATACTATTAGGCCACACTCTTCTTTAGGCTGGATATCTCCTCTTAAGTTTTCTAAAAATAAATTAAATTTAATAAAAAAATGA
- the hrpB gene encoding ATP-dependent helicase HrpB, producing the protein MDLLPIHEVLEELKNQLKTNQIVILEAEPGAGKTTVIPLSLLEEDWLVGKKILVLEPRRLATRNAAYRMSQNLNEEVGNTVGYQIRFESKVSSNTRIEVVTEGIFTRRIQADPELKNIGLVIFDEFHERNLQTDIGLAFALEAQSVFREDLKILVMSATIDSSSIANFLNASVVISKGRTYLVEIRYLTHFNEKLENRILSAIRKALLDKGDILVFLPGSGEIRRVQKEIEENLNLSNILVCPLYGDLPQKDQDLAIYPDKIGRRKIILSTNIAESSLTIEGVGIVIDSGLCRIPRFEPSSGMTKLVTTSIAKDSMNQRTGRAGRLGPGISYRIWSKEEEKNYLEKTKPEILETDLTQFLLDVSSWGTQLSELKFLDRPHDSSIQRASKLLKDLGLFDKNGKITEIGLLVAKLPLHPRLGYMIISSSKLGLLYIASILSAILNEKNLFSVGHFSYKQVDLGLQVEEFLKNQHSFVAKKIKLSSEEIFKIGMNGKIENSKFIDINKLGIVLSFAYPDRIGKLREKNGRRYKLTSGKGAILRDNDSLAGNEFIVIADLDGDNKESNIYSAAKITLPEILEFHKEKIISRRTISMDEKSGKISVLQETALGELVLNSKEIQDAVTFELLQDHWINFIRKNGLSVLPWTEEVEQFRRRSELLRLLGEKLPSVEDEYLIENLEKWLLPYLDNIRRISDFKKIDLTSIIKSSYSYEQIQLLEREAPERWEVPSGSKIKLDYKKDEILLSVKIQELFGLMETPKIARGKVTLTLQLLSPSQRPIQITKDLVGFWDRTYIEVKKELAGRYPRHPWPDNPRLAVATKYTKKKVY; encoded by the coding sequence ATGGATTTACTCCCTATTCATGAAGTCTTAGAAGAGTTAAAAAATCAATTAAAAACAAACCAAATCGTAATTCTAGAAGCTGAACCCGGGGCAGGGAAAACAACCGTTATACCTCTAAGCCTTTTAGAAGAGGATTGGCTTGTTGGAAAAAAAATCCTTGTTCTTGAACCTCGAAGACTCGCAACTCGTAATGCCGCTTATCGTATGTCACAAAATCTAAATGAGGAAGTTGGTAATACAGTAGGATATCAAATCCGTTTTGAGTCAAAAGTAAGTTCCAATACTAGAATTGAAGTTGTCACAGAAGGAATTTTTACTAGGAGAATCCAAGCAGATCCGGAATTAAAAAATATAGGACTAGTAATTTTTGATGAATTCCATGAGAGGAATTTGCAGACTGATATTGGTTTGGCATTTGCATTAGAGGCACAATCAGTGTTTCGAGAGGATTTAAAAATACTTGTTATGTCAGCCACAATTGATAGCAGTTCAATTGCAAATTTTTTAAATGCGTCAGTTGTTATAAGTAAGGGTCGAACTTATCTAGTTGAAATTCGTTATTTAACTCATTTTAATGAAAAATTAGAAAATAGAATTTTGTCTGCAATTCGAAAAGCGTTACTTGATAAAGGTGATATTCTAGTTTTTTTGCCAGGTTCAGGAGAAATTCGTAGAGTTCAGAAAGAAATAGAAGAAAATTTGAATTTGTCAAATATATTAGTTTGTCCCCTCTATGGAGATTTACCACAAAAAGACCAAGATTTAGCAATTTATCCTGATAAAATTGGGAGAAGAAAAATAATATTATCCACTAATATCGCTGAGTCGAGTTTGACAATTGAAGGAGTTGGAATTGTTATTGATTCTGGTCTTTGCCGAATTCCAAGATTTGAACCATCTAGCGGAATGACGAAATTAGTTACTACTTCGATTGCGAAAGATTCTATGAATCAGCGTACCGGTAGAGCAGGGCGACTAGGACCAGGAATTTCCTATCGTATTTGGTCTAAAGAAGAAGAAAAGAATTATCTAGAAAAAACGAAACCGGAAATTCTAGAAACAGATTTAACTCAATTTTTATTAGACGTTAGTTCTTGGGGAACACAATTGTCTGAGTTGAAGTTCTTAGATCGGCCTCATGACAGTTCCATCCAGAGAGCATCAAAATTATTAAAGGATTTAGGATTATTTGATAAAAATGGAAAAATTACAGAAATTGGCTTATTAGTTGCAAAACTTCCATTACATCCTCGATTGGGGTATATGATAATTAGCTCTTCTAAATTAGGATTATTATATATTGCCTCTATTTTATCTGCAATTCTAAATGAGAAAAATCTTTTTTCAGTTGGGCATTTTTCCTATAAACAGGTAGATTTGGGTTTGCAAGTAGAAGAATTTCTGAAAAATCAACATTCATTTGTTGCAAAAAAAATAAAACTATCTTCCGAAGAAATTTTCAAAATTGGAATGAATGGAAAAATTGAAAATTCAAAATTTATAGACATTAACAAATTAGGAATTGTACTTAGTTTTGCTTATCCCGATAGAATCGGAAAATTGAGAGAAAAAAATGGAAGGCGATATAAACTAACTTCTGGGAAAGGTGCAATTCTTAGAGATAATGATTCATTGGCTGGAAATGAGTTCATCGTAATTGCGGATTTGGACGGAGACAATAAGGAATCGAATATTTATTCTGCTGCTAAAATTACCTTGCCGGAAATTTTAGAATTTCATAAGGAAAAGATTATTTCTAGAAGAACTATTTCAATGGACGAAAAATCGGGAAAAATTTCTGTATTACAGGAAACTGCATTAGGAGAGTTGGTTTTAAATTCGAAAGAAATTCAAGATGCGGTTACTTTTGAATTGCTACAAGATCATTGGATAAATTTCATTCGAAAGAACGGTTTATCTGTATTACCTTGGACAGAAGAAGTTGAACAGTTTAGAAGAAGATCTGAATTATTACGTTTACTTGGCGAAAAACTACCTTCCGTGGAAGATGAATATTTGATTGAAAATTTGGAAAAATGGTTATTACCTTATCTTGATAATATTCGTCGGATTTCTGATTTTAAAAAAATTGATTTAACTTCGATAATAAAATCTTCCTATTCCTACGAACAAATACAATTATTAGAAAGAGAAGCTCCTGAGAGATGGGAAGTGCCAAGTGGTTCAAAAATAAAATTAGATTATAAAAAGGACGAAATACTTCTTTCTGTAAAAATCCAAGAATTATTTGGACTAATGGAGACTCCCAAAATTGCAAGGGGTAAAGTCACGTTAACCTTACAATTATTATCACCGTCGCAAAGACCTATTCAAATTACGAAAGATTTAGTTGGATTTTGGGATAGAACCTATATTGAAGTAAAAAAGGAATTAGCAGGACGTTATCCGAGACATCCCTGGCCTGATAATCCAAGATTGGCAGTTGCTACAAAGTATACGAAGAAAAAAGTTTATTGA